GAAAAATGTAATTGTGGGGGAGTGTGACATGATGAAAATTTAGCATTGAGACACATGTTGTAAAAGAGAACAATAAAACAGCATTACAATCTTTTCACAGaccattttcaaataaaatgtaataacttttCTTGTCTAGTTAATGCGATTGATAGGAGTGATCAGGAGAGGTGCAGAGTTTTTACCATTATCATTATTGCAGGGATTGAAGCATGGGTAGAGTTTCTCAGTGAAGGAGCAGCCAGTAAAGGAGTAGATAAAAGCTGCTGCATACACATCATAAAAGGAGACCAGACGCTCCTCATAATCCACAAACACTCCCACTTTATCAGGAGCAGACGCCAGAGAGAGAACGGCTGCTGGGCCAGTACATGCTGTGTACTCGTTGTTGTTCCTCAGCCATAGAGCCCAAAAACCATCCTGAGGCTTTACTGAGTTTCCTCCCTTCCTGTTCACTGACTCTCTGGCCACTCCTAAAATCCAATCAGTCTTTCCTTTAACCTGAACCTCAAAGTAAAATCTACCTGAAGAGAAACCCtgccttcctaaaacatttgcaaaaactgtgaatctctTTGGGTTGTCTGAAAGACTCTGATTCACATTGCCAAAATTCACTTGTTTTCCATCATCAGACAAGATGAGCTCAGGATGTGCTGTATCAGGATCAAGACTCACATCCACAGCATACTGCTGGACCCTCCTCAGCTCAGCCTTAGCAAGCAGCTTCTTAAAGTGTTTTTTGAGTGTCTCCTCCAGCTGAGCCACAGCTCTCATCACAGTCCCCTCATATGTTGGTGGAAGGACGATGACCTCTGTCCAGTCCTTGGTAGGTGGAACAGCTTTCAGAGATGAGAAGCTTTGAATAAAGTGGAGGTGGTCTTCAGAGCGTGAGGCCTGCTTCAGCTCAGAGCTcctcttcttcagctctgagaTTTCCTCTTCCAGCTCTTTGATGAGACCTTCAGCCTGTTTCTctgttgtttcctgtttgtcttcTATCTCCTTTATGACCTTCTTCAGGCCTTTCTCAATAAACTCCTTTAGAACAGTGAAGATCTGAACaccttctgttttctgtttgtctgcAGCATCTTTACTCATCTTCACTGACTCATTGATCTCCTGAATCTTCTGTCGTCTCTTCTTGATAATTTCCTGAATTTCATCATCCATCTTCCTCAgctctgtctttttttcttcagattCTTCTCTCAGAGGAACAAACTCATGAGTCTTGTGGTCTAAAACAGAGCAGAGCGTGCAGACACATGTCTGATCAGTCTTACAGAACAGCTCCAGATGTTTATCGTGCTTCGTACACATCCTGCCTTCCAGGTTCTCCACAGGCTCAATCAGCTGATGTCTTTTCAGACCTTTGATTGTCAGATGAGGTTCTAGGTGAGTCTCACAGTAGGAGGTCAGACACACCAGGCAGGACTTCAGGGCCCTCAGTCTGGTTCCAGTGCAGTAGTCACAGGGAACTTCTCCTGGTTTGGCAGCTTGTTGCTCTGAGTTGCTGTTTGCATTCTGTTGAGTTTCATCTCTGAACTGAGCAACCACCTCAGAGAACAAATGGTTTATCTCCAGTTCAGGTCGTCTCTTGAACAGTTTGTTACACAGGGGACACTTGCACCTCACATTAATGTCCCAGTTCCGGGTgatgcagtttttgcagaagTTATGTCCACATGGTGTGGTGACTGGATCAGTGAACACATCCAGGCAGATGGAGCACAAAAACTGATCTTCAGGTCGCAGATTACTGGCAGCAAACATGTCTGCACTCtacaaaacaaaagtaaacatttcagggacaaaatgtgttttttacagATGTCTGTCTTTGATTCAAGGTGTTTAAGAAGAATATTTGGGAATTACCTTGTCACTCATTTGCAGAAGCTCACAGGTAATGGGACAATTAGGTAACAAGCTGTTTCATAGCCAGATGAGGTCGGTTCCATCGTGATTTCATCATAAATGAAGTTGCTTCAtactgttgattttttttatagcttttcatttttcactttaaaatatGAGGCCCAAAGAGATGTCAGTGCAAGTGAGGGATCCATCAttaagctgaaaaaacaaacaaacaaaaaaacccaaattaaATCAAAGTAGTAGAAAAAACTTCAGGAGTAGGCAAATCAAAAATCTGGTAGCTTTCACTGAgcagctcagcaacaccaaaaggcCCAAAAGACTTGAGGATAACTAAAGTGCATGATGAtggaattatttattttgtttaaaagaaagaacaacTTCACATCTAACCAAATCAAGAATATCATAGATGAGGTATCACTGTCAAAATCTGCAATCAAGTGATGCTTTCATGAATGTAAACACAGAGGATTTacattaacctcctaggacctggcgtccacatatgtggacatcacattttgggttgccTAGACCAAAacactaaattttgctctacaagggcctgatatccactttaAATGACATTATACTGCCTCTGttttatcaaaatttaaaacgcatatcctcatatgtggctctcatttttcttagaaataaaaatcagttaaaaaaacaaaataaatctggtgattctttgtttttacattcatcgggtcccaatatgcccaaatatcaaagagaaattaaaaatggtaaaaatggtaaatagcctgtatttatatagcgctttactagtccctaaggaccccaaagcactttacatatccagtcatccacccattcacacactggtgatggcaagctacattgtagccacagccaccctggggcgcactgacagaggcgaggctgccggacactggcgccctctgaccaccaccagtaggcaacgggtgaagtgtcttgcccaaggacacaatgactgagactgtccaagccggggatcgaactggcaaccttccgattacaaggcgaactcccaactcttgagccatgatcgccccgtaaaaatgcatgccatggaagagttcgggtcgtAGGAGGTTAAGCTTGAAACCACTGGTCACACAAAAGAAAGAACAAGCCAGAGCAGACTAAACCACACCTCATTTGGTGGAGGCAGTGTAATGGCAAGGGCATGTAAGGCTGCCAGTGCAACTGGGTCACTTGTCTTAATTTATGATTTGACTGCTGTTAGCAAAATGCTGCAAAATGGACGGGATAAATTCATCATCATTAtaattgctgttgttgttgttgttgttgttgttgttgttatataaAGTTTAATGCAGGGATCTTAAACTTACGGCCCACGTTACTCCTACCACGTATGTTgacatgaagaaatataatgtaatttggcccttgaagttacttttttgtttgttgttgagtgcaatgttaaaataagttctttaaaaaggaACAAATATTTTTGCATTAACTGTTAAAAACCTGTATACAAATGTATACttctatttaatttttatttattttttatttaatatgaaggcaatatgtTAGTTTAGTCAGAGAGTTATTTGTAATGaaaattgtaaaagaaaatgttttcactAGCAGTCAAAAGCTAATAtgtacacttatgtctgcatttttaattCATACACAAACAAAATTATAGCAGAAGTGCTCCCACGTGTCTGGCCAGAAAGAGAGTAAcaatttgtttatttggtagttcaatgaaaactttcagttagttaagagtgagaaagaaaaaaaagagatttgCACGTTTAAAGTTTTGTCTCgttatacaatatttgaaatatacatatatatatatatatatatatatatatatatatatagggctgtgcgatatgaccaaaatctcatatcccgatataagaattctattgtcccgataacgatataaatcacaaaaatctaacattttctgtaaattctgtgaatctcgggcagctcatcttgcgggaagtgtttccagctgggtgTCATGGACCtagagtcgagtgttttaactgatgcatgaaactatacattttagACGTAAGTTGTAACGGCTGCCGTTtcctttgtgagtatttattacacagcgtgctgcggggaaaagcctgttctaacgttttagtctaaggtttattttttaacacCTGGTGACTCTTTTttacttctcatccgtaaataatctgctctttcacgtgattcagtttattttgaaaagtctcaacaggatcttgagctttattgtgaaaggtttatgtagaacataaacaagcggacacgtgATGCtgttaccgtcgttgttgctaacgacaacatataaaaacaggcgcttgtccatttgtagtgtggttatataaaatataagagaaagagagaactttaggaaattaatatagccactacagtgaccatcaaaacgatgaaaaaaatattgccgtaaacagtttattttgcgacaccacgaaacaaacgatagcgtaaaatgaaacgatagacgtttttatatcgtcatccgatatatatcgttatatcgaacagccctatatatatatatatatatatatatatatatatatatgtatgtatgtatacatacatatacatacacacacacacacatatatatatatatatacatatatatatatatatatatacacatatatatatatatatatatacacatatatatatatatatacatacacatatatatatatacacacatatatatatacacacacatatatacacatatatatatatatatatatatatatatatatacacacatatatatacacatatatatatatatatatatatacacacatatatatacacatatatatatatatatatatatacacatatatatatatacacacatatatatacacatatatatatatatatatatatatatataatatatatatatatatatatatatatatacacatatatatatatacacacacatatatatatatacacacatatatatatacacacacatatatacatatatatacacatatatatacatatatatacacatatatatacacatatatacacatatatacacacatatacacacatatatatatatatatatatatatacacatatatatatatacacacatatatatatatacacacatatatatatatacacacatatatatatatatatatagatatatatatacacacacacacacacacacacacacacacacacacacatacatatatatatatacatatatacacacatttatacatacatatatttgtgGGTATTTGATCATTAAAGtggccctccaatgagatgacagtgcaggcagtggcccacagctcatttaagtttAAGACCTCTGGtttaaagaaagcacaagtCAAAAGAAACTGTGCAGACTTTTGTGTGGTGATCAAATCCACGTCAGAGCAGCGCTCCGTTTTTACAACGAATCGAAATGAATTCGAAACGACGtttagttttggttttgttttgtttgtttgtttgtttttcggGAATattccacatttaactttggTGATTTTCAGTCTTATTTTGCTCAACATagcctgcgacagactggtgaccagtccagggtgtactctATGATAGCTCGGATAGGCTGCAGCCCCCCGGGGACCCTGACAAgcataagcagaagagaatggacgGACCTTTCTTAACATCAGTCTCCAGTTGAACTAATCTGACATTTCACGTGAAGTATAACATTAAGAGAGAAACAGTTGCCTGTTAAACACAGCAAATCTGATCAGCTGCACTCACCTGCATTCCAGTTTgttgttgagaaaaaaaaaacaattctcCTCTTGATCTTCTTTAGATACGAAGATTTGCGTGACTGCAGCTCTGATTTTACTTTCACTAACTTCCactttcatttcttcttcttcttgtgtaTAGGGTttattggcggttggcaaacagcaaaatggtgcattaccgccaccaactggtgtggagtgtggaccgaaatgacaaaaataaaataaaataacatattcAAATCCTCCCAAACAAATGGGTCTGCcttaaaaaccaaaatacaGCCTGATAACTTTCACGAAACAAATCAATCAAGTCCAACTTCACTTTCATATCATCCAGCTTTTTGATCAATTGTCTCCTTTCAATATCATACTTCTGACAATTCAATAAAACATGTTCTATTGTTTCCTGTTCCCTACTGCAGTCACACTCCCCTGTACAGTGTTtaccttttaaaaataatgtgcTATTTAAACCAGTGTGTCCGAATCTCAGTCGAGATATAATCGTCTCCTCTCTCCTGTTTCGTCCTGTACTTCTCATTTCCCCCACTTTCCTTTGGATTTTGTACAACCACCGCcctttcctctcttcctcccatTGCTTTTGCCACCTTTCCTTCATTTTGTATGGTATTCTACTCTTGAGCTCCGTCCTACTCACACTAATAACCATATCTACCATTGGTCTCCTTGTTGCGACTTTTGCTGTCCTATCTGCCATTTCATTTCCTTTAACTCCATGATGCGCTGGTACCCATAAGAATGTGACCATAAGCCCCATCATAATAATTCTGAATAGTGTTTGCTGGATCTCTATCAGAATGTCAGGTCTGCAGTCTGAGTGACTGTCTTGCAGACTGGCCAGTGATGAGCTCGAGTCTGAACATATCACAGATCTTAGTGGTTTTGTTTCTTCAATCCACTGGACAGCTAACAATATTGAAACCATTTCACCTGTGTACACTGATAAATCGTCACTGATCCTTTTCCCTACCTTGATATTAAATTCAGGAACTATAAATGCTATCCCACTTTGGTTGGCTGTATTCTTTGATGCATCTGTGTAGATTTTGACATAACTATAATACCACTTTCATTTCAGCCATTTGACGTTGAATCCTCCGCCGCTTCGGGTTTGTCAGCGGGTGTAGAATTTCTTCTTCCTGCTTCAGGCGGGTTTGACACGTGGAAGGCGTTTTGCTGCCCTCCTCAGGTGCTTCGAAGAATTTCAAAACACGTGAGGAGAAATCCTATAGTCTATAgtccaggggtgggcaatctcagtccacgagggccggtgtccctgcaggttttagatctcaccttgggtcaacacacctgaatcacatgcttagttcgttaccaggcctctggagaacttcaggacatgttggccgtttatcaatgcccaagtacgcgagtacgtactcgcgttctcggtgagtacgtactcgccgagaacgcacgggagtacgtacccgccgaggacgcgagcacggactcgcgatatgtacaattggaacacctgcgtacgtgatgatgttacaggtccggagtttttactgccgtcccctcctaatttaactgtgagtaacatgttgtgaagcttaactttaatcacagccaaaccggtttactcaggaacaaataaaacactgaaataaaccaaacattaacatttagaagtgatctaagtgacttatatatcatttttaacctcagtagtgaaacctctattaataaaaatagtgtacatgtacatacatgtacataccttaataaaaacaagcaggtgagatgttagaacgcttttatttctattttagtggacactcaatactatagacagctgctggagtttctttaacctgagtagtgagaagtccgcgagcggggggggggttgaaaacgatgtgccgggagtccgctgttgagttttggacgaaatgc
This sequence is a window from Oreochromis niloticus isolate F11D_XX linkage group LG6, O_niloticus_UMD_NMBU, whole genome shotgun sequence. Protein-coding genes within it:
- the LOC109202405 gene encoding E3 ubiquitin-protein ligase TRIM21 → MSDKSADMFAASNLRPEDQFLCSICLDVFTDPVTTPCGHNFCKNCITRNWDINVRCKCPLCNKLFKRRPELEINHLFSEVVAQFRDETQQNANSNSEQQAAKPGEVPCDYCTGTRLRALKSCLVCLTSYCETHLEPHLTIKGLKRHQLIEPVENLEGRMCTKHDKHLELFCKTDQTCVCTLCSVLDHKTHEFVPLREESEEKKTELRKMDDEIQEIIKKRRQKIQEINESVKMSKDAADKQKTEGVQIFTVLKEFIEKGLKKVIKEIEDKQETTEKQAEGLIKELEEEISELKKRSSELKQASRSEDHLHFIQSFSSLKAVPPTKDWTEVIVLPPTYEGTVMRAVAQLEETLKKHFKKLLAKAELRRVQQYAVDVSLDPDTAHPELILSDDGKQVNFGNVNQSLSDNPKRFTVFANVLGRQGFSSGRFYFEVQVKGKTDWILGVARESVNRKGGNSVKPQDGFWALWLRNNNEYTACTGPAAVLSLASAPDKVGVFVDYEERLVSFYDVYAAAFIYSFTGCSFTEKLYPCFNPCNNDNGKNSAPLLITPINRIN